A single region of the Triticum dicoccoides isolate Atlit2015 ecotype Zavitan chromosome 2B, WEW_v2.0, whole genome shotgun sequence genome encodes:
- the LOC119360759 gene encoding uncharacterized protein LOC119360759 encodes MAAAGWFIVVCGGGSLALDVTALVLAVLAEECVPGVIQFTLEDPHQRLCMLLLLLAVPVGALLLLVESCWLKYEQQQQPPPPPADVTLLVVLIVLQWLITFVAVGAASSALIVDLVATPVCASYQLAADGTACAGGALAAASAVGLLWVLWSRLHHAQAPPQAQA; translated from the exons ATGGCTGCAGCAGGGTGGTTCATCGTCGtctgcggcggcggcagcctcgCCCTCGACGTCACGGCGCTTGTCTTGGCCGTCCTCGCGGAGGAGTGCGTCCCCGGGGTGATCCAGTTCACGCTCGAGGACCCACACCA GAGGttatgcatgctgctgctgctgctggccgtccCAGTTGGTGCGTTGCTGCTGCTGGTCGAGTCGTGCTGGCTAAAgtacgagcagcagcagcagccgccgcccccgccggccgATGTCACGCTCCTGGTCGTCCTGATCGTGCTCCAGTGGCTGATCACGTTTGTCGCCGTCGGAGCGGCGTCCTCCGCGCTAATCGTGGACCTCGTCGCCACGCCCGTGTGCGCGTCGTACCAGCTCGCCGCCGACGGGACGGCATGTGCCGGCGGGGCTCTCGCTGCGGCGTCGGCGGTCGGGCTGCTCTGGGTCCTCTGGTCCCGGTTGCACCATGCCCAGGCGCCTCCGCAGGCTCAAGCCTAA